The Alphaproteobacteria bacterium DNA segment GCCTCAAGGACCTGGACGAGCAGCTATCCGAGGAAAACCTCGGCCTGACCAAGAAGGAAATGCTCAAGCTGACACGGGAGCGCGACAAGCTGGAACGCGCGCTCGGCGGCATCAAGGAGATGGGCGGTCTGCCCAACCTGATGGTGGTCATCGATACCAACAAGGAAGATATCGCGGTCAAGGAGGCGGTGAAGCTGGACATTCCCGTGGTGGCGGTTATCGATTCCAATTCGGACCCGGCCAACATCACCCATCCCATTCCCGGAAACGACGATGCGCTGCGGGCCATCAACCTCTATTGCGAACTGTTTTCGCGGGCCGTGCTCGACGGCATCCAGCAGGGGATGGCGGCCGACGGTGCCGATTTGGGCGAGGCCGAGGAACTGGCCGCCGAGGAATTGCCACAGGCTGCCGAGGATGCCGCCGAGGATGCCACCGAGGATGCTGTCGAGGAGAAGCCCGACGCGCCCGCCGAGAAGCCCTCCGAGGCCTCTACCGAAGCGCCTGCCGAAGAGGCTACCGAAGCGCCTGCCGAAGCGCCTGCCGAGGAGGCTACCGAAGCGCCCGCCGAAGAGGCTGCTGACGCGCCTGCCGAGGCTGTGGTGGAAGCTCCAGCAGAGGCTCCCGAAGAGGTACCTGCGGCAGGGGTCTAACGCATGATAATATATGTATTTCCAACTCGTTATGAACAATTTCTTATATTCGAGGTGAAGTAATGGCTGACGTCACCGCTGCCATGGTGAAGGATCTGCGCGAACGCACCGGCGCCGGCATGATGGATTGCAAGAAAGCCCTGGCCGAGAACGCCGGCGATACCGAGGCGGCCGTTGACTGGCTGCGCACCAAGGGCCTGGCGGCGGCTGCCAAAAAGGCCGGCCGGGTGGCTGCCGAGGGCCTG contains these protein-coding regions:
- the rpsB gene encoding 30S ribosomal protein S2, translated to MAMPTFTMRQLLEAGVHFGHQTHRWNPKMSSYIFGDRNGVHIIDLQQTVPLLYRALETTRDLVAAGGRVLFVGTKRQASEPVTEAARRCGQYYVNHRWLGGMLTNWKTISNSIKRLKDLDEQLSEENLGLTKKEMLKLTRERDKLERALGGIKEMGGLPNLMVVIDTNKEDIAVKEAVKLDIPVVAVIDSNSDPANITHPIPGNDDALRAINLYCELFSRAVLDGIQQGMAADGADLGEAEELAAEELPQAAEDAAEDATEDAVEEKPDAPAEKPSEASTEAPAEEATEAPAEAPAEEATEAPAEEAADAPAEAVVEAPAEAPEEVPAAGV